From one Pseudoliparis swirei isolate HS2019 ecotype Mariana Trench chromosome 5, NWPU_hadal_v1, whole genome shotgun sequence genomic stretch:
- the LOC130194233 gene encoding uncharacterized protein LOC130194233 has translation MDSHMRGTLWTTLVVFTLPHLTYSLCPGGCLCESNGNVDCVGDNITDIPKQLPVHTYRLQLNETNMHIINEQSLANQTLLLRFLLVRSQLHTIHPKAFHVAPQLKSVKLSCNNLSTLSARVFSPLTSLEQLSLDENQLKDIAPDMFEGLVNLQQLDLSRNNLNSPASNIFDGLTNLTFLHLGRNSIKKFPSTIFHGLTNLRKLIIYNNKLEVLEAGMFDDLVNLVELKMNSNKITSLPPQVFWSLRNLEQLTLSSNKLQAIPEKSFYNMPKLITLTISNNPLLSLPYQLMGHMPDMIELYLYYTNLTAVPGSLFANMSGLQRLNLHFNNKLRELPSDLFCCVPKLVKLSLKSNDLHYLHPQLFSSLTTLDILLLNNNKLQNLSDNIFHGLERVLAINLMNNRLKNLPGDIFLSNTVLRVLTLSGNPWNCVCSIGGIAKWIRRNERVVLDKDDVKCDSPVNRQHQTVGSLHDEVYNLCDNTRIRLRYFSTQEPTTHIISTSRQASAIAPTTTPPTTTSTSRLTSAIAPTTTPPTTTSTSRLTSASTTTPPTTSATIQLALQHVTIQTPISTTKPSAVHTTSPPTTLQFPTTTLPGEEFLLISETPSSHSTSPTFYNTMVFEQGPEFVHHNVHKGWVYVWFLPSDAALTGLLMFCYTLLVAAGFFLILAAMFYMHRLNKTLEELKAEFERLPGIMDQPLTLPVLLLLCSITAVVWACPEGCKCQGTRILCSGLSDFPTDVPSSTTALYFSNCSIYFLKPEVLKDFSNTLSILVIKDTVLREVRAGTFNSTPNINAIGFTTTELQDLPETLFQNLQKLETLNLKDNKLIVLRPDWFSPLAKLKNLDLSKNLFISVPQETFHPLTELQYLLLSGNNIGQLPKETFMGLSKLKTLRINKNLLQELPLGSLDDLGNLEELSLHDNLITHLHPDLFSNTLKLKKLFISHNRLTTLPQGIFLNLPLLSQISLYENQLESLGPGVFGPMGLQELWLYDNKLSHIEDDTFRNLTQLRLLVLSRNQISSVSTGAFGGLEQLGEISLHTNLLTTLQSGVFQGLPHLVNISLEHNTISSLPLGFLQGLSSLGQIDLHNNSLPNLPQESLDALTVAKEVLLQQNPWRCDRDILPLKKWLTQHPSKTNKTLVVCETPFSLNGEIIALLADENFLPLSSSEEPVLTSTEKSKKPPPPPTRQSTSSPAVKSTPTSEREQVTSGGQGETGAASNDTSIILIAIAVISTVIISTVIISCVCWKRNKRGRGNIDRSNKNSVL, from the exons ATGGATTCTCACATGAGAG GCACCTTGTGGACGACACTCGTCGTCTTCACACTGCCACACCTCACGTACTCACTCTGCCCTGGCGGCTGCCTGTGTGAGTCTAACGGTAATGTTGATTGTGTAGGCGACAACATCACAGATATACCAAAGCAGCTGCCTGTCCACACATACCGACTGCAGCTTAATGAAACGAACATGCACATCATAAATGAGCAGAGCTTGGCAAACCAGACGCTCCTGTTGCGTTTCCTTCTGGTTCGCAGCCAACTCCACACGATCCATCCCAAAGCCTTCCATGTTGCTCCACAGCTCAAGTCTGTCAAGCTGTCGTGCAATAATCTCTCCACCCTCAGTGCTCGAGTCTTcagtcctctgacctctctggaGCAGCTGAGTTTAGATGAGAACCAGTTGAAGGACATAGCTCCGGATATGTTTGAAGGACTTGTAAATTTGCAGCAACTGGACCTGAGCCGTAACAACCTGAATAGTCCTGCTTCCAATATTTTCGACGGACTGACCAACCTCACCTTCCTGCACCTTGGCAGGAACTCCATAAAGAAGTTTCCATCAACCATCTTTCACGGCTTGACTAATCTTCGCAAACTCATTATCTATAACAACAAGCTGGAGGTGCTAGAAGCTGGGATGTTTGATGACCTTGTCAACCTTGTGGAGCTAAAAATGAATTCTAACAAGATAACCAGCCTCCCACCTCAAGTCTTCTGGTCACTGAGGAACCTGGAGCAGCTGACACTGTCCTCCAACAAACTTCAGGCGATCCCGGAAAAAAGCTTCTACAACATGCCCAAGCTGATCACGCTTACCATTTCTAACAATCCTCTATTATCTCTACCATACCAGCTAATGGGTCACATGCCTGACATGATTGAATTGTATCTGTATTACACCAACCTCACCGCAGTTCCTGGAAGCTTGTTTGCCAACATGTCTGGACTCCAGAGGCTTAACCTTCATTTTAATAACAAGCTGAGGGAGTTGCCCTCAGACCTCTTCTGCTGCGTTCCTAAGCTGGTGAAGCTCTCGTTGAAATCCAACGACCTCCATTATCTACATCCTCAGCTGTTCTCCAGTCTTACCACACTGGACATCCTGCTTCTTAATAACAATAAGCTGCAAAACCTGTCAGATAACATTTTCCACGGCCTTGAACGTGTTCTGgcaattaatttaatgaataaccGCCTCAAGAATCTTCCAGGAGATATTTTCTTGTCAAACACAGTTCTGAGGGTTCTTACTCTGAGTGGCAACCCCTGGAACTGTGTTTGTAGTATCGGAGGTATTGCCAAATGGATAAGACGTAATGAGCGTGTGGTTCTTGACAAAGATGATGTGAAGTGTGATAGTCCAGTGAACCGACAGCACCAAACCGTTGGCTCCCTGCATGATGAGGTTTACAACCTTTGTGATAATACAAGAATCCGGTTGAGATATTTTTCTACACAAGAACCAACAACACATATCATTTCGACCAGCAGACAAGCTTCAGCTATAGCTCCAACAACCACACCGCCCACAACAACATCGACAAGCAGACTAACTTCAGCTATAGCTCCGACAACCACACCACCCACAACAACATCGACCAGCAGACTAACTTCAGCTTCGACAACCACACCGCCCACAACATCGGCCACCATTCAACTAGCTCTCCAACACGTCACCATCCAAACACCCATTTCAACTACAAAACCCTCTGCCGTACATACAACGAGCCCACCAACCACTCTTCAATTTCCCACCACCACTCTGCCTGGCGAGGAGTTTCTTCTCATCAGCGAGACTCCTTCGTCTCATTCCACGTCACCTACTTTCTATAACACAATGGTGTTTGAACAGGGGCCCGAGTTTGTTCACCACAACGTTCACAAGGGCTGGGTGTACGTGTGGTTTCTGCCCTCAGATGCAGCCTTGACCGGGCTCCTCATGTTCTGTTACACCCTTCTTGTGGCCGCAGGCTTCTTCCTCATTCTCGCTGCCATGTTTTACATGCATCGCCTCAACAAGaccctggaggagctgaaggcTGAGTTTGAACGTCTTCCAGG AATCATGGACCAGCCCCTGACACTTCCCGTGCTCCTACTTCTTTGTTCGATCACCGCTGTTGTTTGGGCGTGTCCGGAGGGATGTAAATGTCAAGGAACCAGAATCCTCTGCAGTGGCCTCTCAGACTTCCCCACAGATGTGCCCTCATCTACCACAGCCCTCTACTTCTCCAATTGCAGTATCTATTTCTTGAAACCAGAGGTATTAAAAGATTTTTCAAATACCCTTAGCATCCTTGTGATTAAAGACACCGTTTTGAGGGAAGTGCGCGCCGGCACATTTAATTCCACTCCGAACATAAATGCCATCGGATTTACGACCACCGAACTGCAAGATCTACCTGAGACCTTGTTCCAAAATCTACAGAAGCTTGAGACTCTGAATCTGAAGGACAACAAGCTCATCGTACTCCGCCCTGACTGGTTTTCTCCATTGGCCAAGCTGAAAAACCTTGACCTCAGTAAGAACCTTTTCATTTCTGTACCTCAGGAAACTTTTCACCCTCTTACTGAGCTGCAATACCTTCTTCTTTCGGGGAATAATATCGGACAACTACCGAAAGAGACATTTATGGGGCTTTCTAAGCTGAAAACCTTACGGATTAATAAAAATTTGCTGCAGGAACTACCCCTTGGCAGTTTGGATGATCTTGGCAACCTGGAGGAACTATCCCTACATGACAATCTTATCACTCATCTCCACCCTGATCTGTTCTCCAACACTTTAAAACTCAAGAAGCTGTTCATCTCCCACAACAGGCTCACAACTCTCCCACAAGGGATCTTCTTAAACCTGCCCCTTCTTTCCCAGATCTCCCTGTATGAAAACCAACTGGAGAGTCTGGGACCAGGAGTGTTTGGGCCCATGGGCCTGCAAGAGTTGTGGCTGTATGACAACAAGCTGAGCCACATAGAGGATGACACATTCAGGAACCTGACTCAGTTGCGTCTCCTGGTCCTCAGTCGCAATCAGATCAGCTCTGTATCCACCGGGGCCTTTGGAGGATTGGAGCAGCTGGGAGAGATATCACTTCACACCAATCTGCTAACAACCCTGCAATCTGGGGTTTTCCAAGGGTTGCCACATCTGGTCAACATTTCCTTAGAGCACAACACCATCAGCTCCCTACCCTTGGGGTTTCTACAAGGCCTGAGTAGCCTGGGACAGATAGACCTGCATAATAACTCCCTTCCCAACCTGCCACAGGAGAGTCTAGATGCCCTCACTGTCGCAAAGGAAGTTCTTTTGCAGCAGAACCCCTGGAGGTGTGACAGAGATATTCTGCCACTAAAAAAATGGCTGACACAACACCCATCCAAGACCAACAAAACACTTGTAGTCTGTGAAACACCTTTCAGTCTGAACGGTGAGATAATTGCTCTGCTAGCAGATGAGAACTTTCTGCCTCTCAGCTCTTCGGAGGAGCCCGTGTTGACCTCAACCGAGAAGAGTAAgaaacccccccctcctccaactAGACAAAGCACTTCTTCACCTGCGGTCAAGTCAACCCCCACATCAGAGCGCGAGCAGGTCACCAGTGGAGGCCAAGGAGAGACAGGAGCAGCTTCTAATGATACTTCGATCATCCTCATCGCCATTGCTGTAATATCCACTGTCATCATCAGCACTGTCATCATCAGCTGTGTGTGCtggaagaggaacaagagaggCAGAGGAAATATAGACCGCAGTAATAAGAACTCTGTGCTGTAG